Proteins encoded in a region of the Gallalistipes aquisgranensis genome:
- a CDS encoding DHA2 family efflux MFS transporter permease subunit, protein MSGFRERLRESAAYKWWVLGFVMVGTFMAVLDITVVNVGMPAIMSAFRIGLSTAEWVITAYMITMTVMLPTAGWLADRFGNKRLYIAGLALFTLGSWLCGRAWSDGFLIFSRALQGMGSGIIQSLGLAIVTREFPAGQRGTALGVWSVAAAASISFGPLLGGFLVDEYSWHLIFDVNVPVGLLGIAGALVIQKEWKNPALRRFDWPGFVCAALFMPLTIYGLSRGNAATNPKGWEAPEVIGSFAVGGAALVLFIFTELKTKHPLLNIRLVGERNFGLSMAVLLLFGIGMLGGTYLVPLYLQNGLGWTAIMAGSVFLPVGVIQGILSTVSGILTRHVRPLVLVFAGVLVMAASFWVASRFTARSPHGYILLMLYLRGFGMGLTFAPLNLFSLRHVALHDMAAASGIANSIKQLSGSVGIALLTAVMTSRTAYHAAHGTASKTDLYIAGITDDFRMLVLLTLLSLAPFLFLLLGRHRPSGTGTQKSRNAPQTRRSGPSS, encoded by the coding sequence ATGAGCGGATTCAGAGAACGGCTTCGGGAGAGCGCGGCCTACAAATGGTGGGTGCTGGGTTTCGTCATGGTGGGCACCTTCATGGCGGTGCTCGACATTACGGTCGTGAACGTCGGAATGCCGGCCATCATGTCTGCCTTCCGTATCGGACTCTCCACGGCCGAATGGGTTATCACGGCCTACATGATCACCATGACCGTCATGCTCCCCACGGCCGGGTGGCTGGCCGACCGCTTCGGCAACAAACGGCTCTACATCGCGGGGCTGGCCCTGTTCACCCTCGGCTCGTGGCTCTGCGGACGGGCCTGGAGCGACGGGTTCCTGATCTTCTCGCGGGCTTTGCAGGGCATGGGTTCGGGCATCATCCAGTCGCTGGGACTGGCCATCGTCACGCGCGAATTCCCCGCCGGACAACGGGGCACGGCACTGGGCGTGTGGTCGGTGGCGGCGGCGGCCTCCATCTCCTTCGGGCCGCTGCTCGGAGGATTCCTCGTGGACGAGTACAGCTGGCACCTGATCTTCGACGTGAACGTACCGGTCGGCCTGCTGGGCATCGCAGGAGCTCTCGTCATACAGAAAGAGTGGAAAAACCCGGCCCTGCGCCGGTTCGACTGGCCCGGATTCGTGTGTGCCGCCCTTTTCATGCCGCTGACGATCTACGGGCTGTCGCGAGGCAACGCCGCCACCAATCCGAAAGGCTGGGAGGCTCCGGAAGTGATCGGCTCCTTCGCCGTGGGCGGCGCGGCATTGGTCCTCTTTATCTTTACGGAACTGAAAACAAAACACCCGCTGCTGAACATCCGCCTGGTGGGAGAACGCAATTTCGGACTCTCGATGGCCGTGCTCCTCCTGTTCGGCATCGGAATGCTCGGAGGGACCTACCTCGTGCCCCTCTACCTGCAGAACGGCCTGGGATGGACGGCCATCATGGCCGGAAGCGTCTTCCTGCCCGTAGGCGTCATCCAGGGCATCCTGTCGACCGTCTCGGGCATCCTCACGCGGCATGTCCGCCCACTGGTCCTGGTTTTTGCGGGCGTACTGGTCATGGCGGCGAGTTTCTGGGTGGCCAGCCGTTTCACGGCCCGTTCCCCGCACGGCTACATCCTGCTGATGCTCTACCTGCGGGGATTCGGCATGGGCCTCACGTTCGCGCCGCTCAACCTCTTTTCGCTGCGCCACGTGGCCCTGCACGACATGGCGGCCGCTTCGGGCATCGCCAACAGCATCAAACAACTCTCGGGCAGCGTGGGCATCGCCCTGCTCACGGCCGTGATGACCTCGCGCACGGCCTACCATGCGGCGCACGGCACGGCGTCGAAAACCGATCTCTACATCGCAGGCATCACGGACGATTTCCGGATGCTGGTCCTGCTCACCCTCCTTTCGCTCGCCCCGTTCCTCTTCCTGCTCCTGGGACGGCACCGGCCCTCCGGCACCGGGACGCAAAAAAGCCGGAACGCACCGCAAACGCGACGCTCCGGCCCATCGTCCTGA
- a CDS encoding NUDIX hydrolase, producing the protein MVGKRDILDSLEIFLTAYPDGRERYLEFSEFVEECREGAYCDRKNFRGHLTVSGFIFSREGDRVLMLRHRALGRWLQPGGHLEPSDRSLAEAVLREIREETGFGEADLRALSPLRCVPGGGEPGSGMPVPDFARSGFPRPAAGPVPIGLNSHPIPANPSKREDAHVHYDLRFAFQYAGDPGAVRCHAAESEGFRWVPLEELRGDPDFGEVALRAGELDLVRFPRK; encoded by the coding sequence ATGGTCGGCAAGCGGGATATACTGGATTCGTTGGAGATTTTTCTGACGGCTTATCCGGACGGACGGGAACGTTACCTCGAGTTCTCGGAGTTCGTGGAGGAGTGCCGGGAAGGGGCTTACTGCGACCGGAAGAACTTTCGCGGACATCTGACCGTCAGCGGGTTCATCTTCTCCCGCGAGGGCGACCGCGTGCTGATGCTGCGCCACCGGGCGCTGGGGCGCTGGCTTCAGCCGGGCGGCCACCTCGAACCGTCCGACCGCTCGCTGGCGGAGGCCGTCCTCCGCGAGATACGGGAGGAGACGGGATTCGGGGAGGCCGATCTGAGGGCGCTGTCTCCTCTCCGTTGTGTTCCGGGCGGCGGAGAGCCCGGTTCCGGGATGCCCGTTCCGGACTTTGCCCGTTCCGGATTTCCGCGGCCTGCCGCCGGGCCGGTCCCGATAGGGCTCAACAGTCATCCCATTCCGGCCAATCCGTCCAAGAGGGAGGACGCACATGTCCATTACGACCTGCGGTTCGCGTTCCAGTATGCGGGCGATCCCGGTGCGGTACGCTGCCACGCGGCGGAGTCGGAGGGATTCCGTTGGGTACCGCTGGAGGAACTGAGGGGCGATCCCGATTTCGGAGAGGTGGCGCTCCGGGCGGGGGAACTCGATCTGGTGCGTTTTCCCCGGAAGTAG
- a CDS encoding ferritin-like domain-containing protein — protein MGKEAVKISKLDVDKLLKEMNAALAEEWLAYYQYWIGARVMEGQMRSNIEPELLKHADEELHHAEMLVERIKQLDGVPLLSPKEWFTHAQCAYETPTDFYIERILEQNLRGERCAIERYQHIAEYTIGKDYATYRMAVEILEDEIDHEDDIESWMADFRRMREDFLQVKERV, from the coding sequence ATGGGAAAAGAAGCTGTCAAGATTTCGAAACTGGACGTCGACAAACTGCTCAAGGAGATGAATGCCGCCCTGGCCGAGGAGTGGCTGGCCTACTATCAGTACTGGATCGGCGCCCGGGTCATGGAGGGACAGATGCGCAGCAACATCGAGCCCGAACTGCTCAAACATGCCGACGAGGAGCTGCACCACGCCGAAATGCTGGTCGAACGTATCAAACAGTTGGACGGGGTGCCCCTGCTCAGCCCGAAAGAGTGGTTTACCCATGCGCAGTGCGCCTACGAGACGCCCACCGATTTCTACATCGAGCGCATCCTCGAGCAGAACCTGCGCGGGGAACGGTGCGCCATCGAGCGCTATCAGCACATCGCCGAGTACACGATCGGCAAGGACTACGCCACCTACCGGATGGCCGTCGAAATTCTGGAGGACGAGATCGACCACGAGGACGACATCGAGTCATGGATGGCCGATTTCCGCCGTATGCGAGAAGATTTTCTCCAGGTGAAGGAGCGCGTGTAG
- a CDS encoding malate dehydrogenase produces the protein MEKNFLTHEKLTIVGAAGMIGSNMVQTALMMRLTPNICAYDPYAPALEGVAEEMYHCSFGGVNLTWTSDIREALSGAKYVVSSGGAARKAGMTREDLLKGNAEIAARFGKDIRAYCPDVKHVVVVFNPADITGLIALIHAGIEPSRLSTLAALDSTRLQTELARFFGVAQDTVTHARTYGGHGEQMAVFASGTQIDGTPLDSLIGSSALGQEQWAELQQRVIQGGKRIIELRGRSSFQSPAYLSVEMIRAAMGGEPFRWPAGVYVSCDKFRHILMAMDTVITKEGVAYRVPQGTAPEAGALEASYRHLCALRDEVIGMGIVPPVERWGELNPHLK, from the coding sequence ATGGAAAAGAACTTTCTTACGCACGAAAAACTGACGATCGTCGGCGCGGCCGGCATGATCGGCTCGAACATGGTGCAGACGGCGCTGATGATGCGTCTGACACCCAACATCTGCGCCTACGATCCCTATGCCCCCGCGCTGGAGGGGGTGGCCGAGGAGATGTACCATTGCAGTTTTGGGGGCGTGAACCTCACCTGGACCAGCGATATCCGCGAGGCGCTTTCCGGGGCGAAATACGTGGTCTCTTCGGGCGGTGCGGCCCGCAAGGCCGGCATGACCCGCGAGGATCTGCTCAAGGGGAACGCCGAGATCGCCGCCCGCTTCGGCAAGGATATACGGGCCTACTGTCCCGACGTGAAACACGTGGTGGTGGTCTTCAATCCGGCCGACATTACCGGGCTGATCGCCCTGATTCATGCCGGTATCGAACCCTCCCGGCTTTCCACGCTGGCGGCGCTCGACAGCACCCGTCTCCAGACCGAGCTGGCCCGTTTCTTCGGCGTGGCGCAGGACACCGTGACCCATGCCCGCACGTACGGCGGCCACGGCGAGCAGATGGCCGTTTTCGCTTCGGGCACGCAGATCGACGGCACGCCGCTCGATTCGCTGATCGGTTCCTCGGCCCTCGGACAGGAGCAGTGGGCCGAGTTGCAGCAGCGCGTGATCCAGGGAGGCAAGCGGATCATCGAGCTGAGGGGCCGTTCGTCGTTCCAGAGTCCGGCCTACCTCTCCGTGGAGATGATCCGTGCGGCGATGGGCGGCGAACCGTTCCGCTGGCCGGCCGGGGTGTATGTGTCGTGCGACAAGTTCCGCCATATCCTGATGGCGATGGATACGGTGATTACGAAAGAGGGGGTGGCCTATCGCGTTCCGCAGGGTACCGCTCCGGAAGCCGGGGCGCTCGAGGCGAGCTACCGTCATCTGTGTGCCTTGCGCGACGAGGTGATCGGCATGGGGATCGTGCCTCCCGTAGAACGGTGGGGGGAGCTGAACCCCCATTTGAAATGA
- a CDS encoding hydrogen peroxide-inducible genes activator: protein MDKIYAVMTLQQLEYIVALARQRHFVKAAEQCGVTQPTLSAMILKLEEELGVALFDRTKHPVEPTPIGEAVVGQAQVVLSNIAGLHEIISQEKESLGGELRMAVIPTVSPYLLPDFLHHFREHYPAVRLHIREMRTPVILEQLRRAETDLAILATPLSENEFFSIPLYYEKFAAYVSPLEEIYGKESLSASDMPLDHLWVLQEGHCIRNQVFNFCHEKARTRQAYEAGSIDTLVKIVDRNGGYTVIPELHIGLLDETQRRNVRPIADPPAVREISIVIRRDFIRERMLNAVADTVKSVIPREMLDERLRKFAIRI, encoded by the coding sequence ATGGATAAAATCTATGCCGTCATGACCCTGCAACAACTCGAATACATCGTGGCCCTGGCCCGCCAGCGCCATTTCGTGAAGGCTGCCGAACAGTGCGGCGTCACGCAACCCACCCTGAGCGCCATGATTCTCAAACTGGAGGAGGAGCTGGGCGTCGCCCTGTTCGACCGCACGAAACATCCAGTGGAGCCCACCCCGATCGGAGAGGCGGTCGTGGGACAGGCGCAGGTGGTTCTGAGCAATATCGCGGGACTGCACGAAATCATCTCGCAGGAGAAGGAGTCGCTCGGGGGAGAGCTACGCATGGCGGTCATCCCCACCGTATCGCCCTACCTGCTGCCCGATTTCCTGCACCATTTCCGGGAGCACTATCCCGCTGTCCGGCTCCACATACGCGAAATGCGCACGCCCGTCATACTGGAACAGCTCCGCCGGGCGGAGACCGATCTGGCCATCCTGGCCACGCCCCTGTCCGAAAACGAATTCTTCTCCATCCCGCTCTACTACGAGAAGTTCGCGGCCTACGTCTCGCCCCTCGAAGAGATTTACGGCAAGGAATCGCTGTCGGCCTCCGACATGCCGCTGGACCACCTGTGGGTACTTCAGGAAGGTCACTGCATCCGCAACCAGGTATTCAACTTCTGCCATGAAAAGGCCCGTACGAGGCAGGCGTACGAAGCGGGCAGCATCGACACCCTGGTGAAGATCGTGGACCGCAACGGGGGCTACACCGTGATCCCGGAACTGCACATCGGCCTGCTTGACGAAACGCAGCGCCGCAACGTGCGCCCGATCGCCGATCCGCCCGCCGTACGGGAAATTTCGATCGTCATCCGCCGCGATTTCATCCGCGAACGGATGCTCAACGCCGTGGCCGATACCGTAAAAAGCGTCATACCCCGGGAGATGCTGGACGAACGGCTGCGGAAATTCGCCATACGGATCTAA
- a CDS encoding L-serine ammonia-lyase, iron-sulfur-dependent, subunit alpha has protein sequence MESLRELYKIGHGPSSSHTIGPQRAAGQFLERCPGADSFRVTLYGSLAATGRGHMTDSAILAVLQPVAPVEIVWKPSEFLPFHPNGMKFEGLKDGKTVQEWFIYSVGGGSLANEQTPPLDGSVYPMSRIADIQHWCEEGGRTYWEYVDECEGPGIWDYLRTVWDVMKRSIANGLNNEGVLPGGLGVRRKAATYMVKARGYADAMQSRGKIYAYALAVSEENAAGGEIVTAPTCGSSGVLPSVLYHLSTSRDFLEVRILRALATAGLFGNVVKTNASISGAEVGCQGEVGVACAMAAAAACQLFGGTPAQIEYAAEMALEHHLGLTCDPVCGLVQIPCIERNAIAAARAFDANIFATFSDGRHRVSFDKVVEVMKETGHDIPSLYKETAEGGLAREYSKK, from the coding sequence ATGGAATCCCTCCGCGAACTCTACAAGATCGGGCACGGTCCTTCGAGCAGCCACACCATCGGCCCGCAGCGGGCGGCTGGACAGTTTCTCGAACGCTGTCCCGGTGCCGACTCCTTCCGTGTGACGCTTTACGGCTCGCTGGCCGCCACAGGCCGGGGCCACATGACCGATTCGGCCATTCTGGCCGTATTGCAGCCCGTGGCTCCGGTGGAGATCGTCTGGAAACCCTCCGAATTCCTTCCCTTCCATCCCAACGGCATGAAGTTCGAGGGTCTGAAGGACGGAAAAACGGTACAGGAGTGGTTCATTTACAGCGTGGGCGGGGGTTCGCTGGCCAACGAACAGACGCCTCCGCTCGACGGTTCGGTCTATCCGATGAGCCGTATCGCCGACATCCAGCACTGGTGCGAGGAGGGCGGCCGCACCTATTGGGAATATGTGGACGAGTGCGAGGGACCCGGAATCTGGGATTACCTGCGGACCGTGTGGGACGTGATGAAGCGTTCCATCGCCAACGGGCTCAACAACGAAGGGGTGCTGCCCGGCGGGCTGGGCGTGCGGCGCAAGGCGGCTACCTATATGGTCAAGGCGCGGGGGTATGCCGACGCGATGCAGAGCAGGGGCAAGATCTACGCCTATGCGCTGGCCGTGTCGGAGGAGAACGCCGCCGGAGGGGAGATCGTCACGGCTCCCACCTGCGGATCGAGCGGAGTGCTTCCCTCGGTGCTGTACCACCTCTCCACGTCGCGGGATTTTCTGGAGGTGCGTATTCTGCGGGCGCTGGCTACGGCGGGGCTTTTCGGCAACGTGGTCAAGACCAACGCCTCCATCTCGGGCGCCGAGGTGGGTTGTCAGGGCGAGGTGGGCGTGGCCTGCGCCATGGCGGCCGCGGCCGCCTGCCAGCTTTTCGGCGGGACCCCGGCCCAGATCGAATATGCCGCCGAGATGGCTCTCGAACACCATCTGGGCCTTACGTGCGATCCCGTGTGCGGGCTGGTGCAAATTCCCTGCATCGAGCGCAACGCCATCGCGGCGGCCCGGGCTTTCGACGCCAATATCTTCGCCACATTCTCCGACGGACGCCATCGGGTGAGTTTCGACAAGGTGGTGGAGGTGATGAAAGAGACGGGCCACGACATACCCAGCCTCTACAAGGAGACCGCCGAGGGAGGGCTGGCCCGCGAATATTCGAAGAAATAG
- a CDS encoding heavy-metal-associated domain-containing protein, whose translation MKTEIRIENVMACGCRGSIHRGLAAVQGVYGVSVDPLSGRVTVEHTEEVDRARLERRLGEMGYRVLPQEKQPAV comes from the coding sequence ATGAAAACGGAGATACGGATAGAGAACGTCATGGCCTGCGGCTGCCGGGGTTCCATTCACAGGGGGCTCGCCGCGGTGCAGGGCGTTTACGGCGTTTCGGTCGATCCTCTTTCCGGCCGCGTGACGGTGGAGCATACCGAGGAGGTTGACCGTGCCCGCCTGGAGCGGAGACTCGGGGAGATGGGCTACCGGGTCCTGCCCCAGGAGAAACAGCCGGCCGTCTGA